Proteins encoded in a region of the Pigmentiphaga litoralis genome:
- the purL gene encoding phosphoribosylformylglycinamidine synthase produces MSSLIVASILRLPGPLALSSFRRERLLERLQSLPGAIADVTARYVHFVHTDGPLSDADAKRLDQLLHYGEPFVAGPAGQSLLVIPRLGTLSPWASKATDIARNCGLDGVRRIERGVLYTLSPKRGLLSGFTGTKTLSPEDLAAVASVLHDRMTETVVDGEFDGAPLFATLPGKPMQTVPVLEQGIAALATANLTMGLALSDDEIDYLVTSFTTLGRNPTDVELMMFAQANSEHCRHKIFNAQWRIDSADQPNTLFGMIRATHAAQPLGTVVAYSDNAAVMQGGPAERFHVQAGDTTLAYGKRDTIVHTLMKVETHNHPTAISPFAGASTGAGGEIRDEGATGRGSKPKAGLTGFTVSNLRFPEAPEPWETDSHGLPDRIASPLSIMLEGPIGGAAFNNEFGRPNLVGYFRSYEQTAGGTRWGYHKPIMIAGGLGSIDDGYTHKLDLPPGSLLIQLGGPGMRIGMGGGAASSMGVGSNTADLDFDSVQRGNPEIERRAQEVIDRCWQLGADNPILSIHDVGAGGLSNAFPEVVDGANRGATFDLTQVPLEESGLSPAEIWCNESQERYVLAIAPKDLERFDALARRERCPYGVVGVATEQRQLRVVNGEGFDAADTSAEDWARTSRPVDVPIEVILGKTPRMVRDVARLPGVREPIDVVGLDLDDIALRVMRHPTVANKTFLITIGDRTVGGMSSRDQMVGPWQVPVADCAVTLADYRGFRGEAMAMGERSPLAVIDAAASGRMAVAEAITNIVAAPVARLEDIKLSANWMAACGEPGQDAALYDTVDAVSQLCQQVGLSIPVGKDSLSMRTGWQVDGEDRKVVSPVSLVVTAFASIEDVRPSLTPQLRTDEGDTSLILIDLGQGRNRLGGSVLSQVINQVGDSVPDLESADQLVAFFAAVRTLAESGVILAYHDRSDGGVFATVSEMAFAGRVGVTLNIDMLTLDPHASDWGDFKIRADQVAVQRAELTFKALFSEEAGAVIQVPTASRNAVMEVLRGAGLSKHSHVIGSLNTTDTIDIYRDAKKIWSKPRVELAQAWSEVSHRIMALRDNPASAKAELAIWADKDNPGLSPRVTFDPQADVAAPMIATGKRPRVAILREQGCNSHVEMAYGFDKAGFASHDVHMTDLLAGRVDLNEYHGLVAVGGFSYGDVLGAGEGWAKTIQFNAMLADMFSAYFGRKETFALGVCNGCQMLAALASMIPGAEHWPRFTRNQSEKFEARFAMVEVMDSPSIFLQGMAGSQVPIAVSHGEGYANFTQQGDAGKVLGALRYVDNRGQATETYPYNPNGSAGGLTGVTTADGRFTALMPHAERVFRNVQMSWAPKTWGEQDSGGEFSPWMRMFRNARVWVG; encoded by the coding sequence GTGTCGTCTCTTATTGTGGCCTCCATTTTGCGCCTGCCCGGACCCCTCGCCCTTTCCTCTTTCCGTCGCGAACGCCTGCTCGAACGCCTGCAGTCGCTGCCTGGCGCGATCGCCGACGTCACGGCGCGCTACGTGCATTTCGTGCACACCGACGGGCCGCTGTCGGACGCCGATGCCAAGCGCCTCGATCAGCTCCTGCACTATGGCGAGCCCTTCGTGGCCGGCCCGGCGGGCCAGTCGCTGCTCGTCATTCCGCGCCTGGGCACGCTGTCGCCGTGGGCCAGCAAGGCCACCGACATCGCGCGCAATTGCGGCCTGGACGGCGTGCGGCGGATCGAACGCGGGGTGCTGTACACGCTGTCGCCCAAACGCGGCCTGCTCAGCGGGTTCACCGGCACCAAGACGCTGAGTCCTGAAGACCTGGCTGCCGTGGCCTCGGTGCTGCACGACCGGATGACGGAAACCGTGGTCGACGGCGAATTCGATGGCGCGCCGCTGTTCGCGACGCTGCCCGGCAAGCCCATGCAGACCGTGCCCGTGCTGGAACAGGGCATCGCCGCGCTCGCCACGGCCAACCTGACGATGGGGCTGGCGCTGTCCGACGACGAGATCGATTACCTGGTCACGTCGTTCACCACGCTGGGCCGCAACCCGACCGACGTCGAACTGATGATGTTCGCGCAGGCCAACAGCGAGCACTGCCGCCACAAGATCTTCAATGCGCAATGGCGCATCGACAGCGCCGACCAGCCAAACACCCTGTTCGGCATGATTCGCGCGACCCACGCCGCGCAGCCGCTGGGCACCGTGGTCGCGTATTCCGACAACGCCGCCGTGATGCAGGGCGGCCCGGCCGAACGCTTCCATGTGCAGGCGGGGGACACGACGCTGGCCTACGGCAAGCGGGACACCATCGTCCACACCCTGATGAAGGTGGAAACGCACAACCACCCCACGGCCATTTCTCCGTTCGCGGGGGCATCGACCGGTGCGGGCGGCGAAATCCGGGACGAAGGCGCGACCGGCCGCGGCTCCAAGCCCAAGGCGGGCCTGACCGGGTTCACCGTGTCCAACCTGCGCTTTCCGGAGGCGCCCGAGCCCTGGGAAACCGACTCGCATGGCCTGCCGGACCGCATCGCGTCGCCGCTGTCCATCATGCTGGAAGGCCCGATTGGTGGCGCCGCATTCAACAACGAATTCGGCCGCCCGAACTTGGTGGGCTATTTCCGCAGCTACGAACAGACGGCCGGCGGCACGCGGTGGGGCTATCACAAGCCCATCATGATCGCCGGCGGGCTGGGCAGCATCGACGATGGCTACACCCACAAGCTGGACCTGCCGCCAGGCTCGCTGCTGATCCAGCTGGGCGGCCCGGGCATGCGTATCGGCATGGGCGGCGGGGCGGCATCGAGCATGGGCGTCGGCAGCAATACGGCTGACCTGGACTTTGATTCGGTGCAGCGTGGCAACCCCGAAATCGAGCGGCGCGCACAGGAAGTGATCGATCGCTGCTGGCAGCTGGGCGCCGACAACCCCATCCTGTCCATCCACGATGTGGGGGCGGGCGGATTGTCCAATGCCTTCCCCGAAGTGGTGGACGGCGCCAATCGCGGCGCCACCTTCGACCTGACGCAGGTGCCGCTGGAAGAATCCGGCTTGTCGCCTGCCGAAATCTGGTGCAACGAATCGCAGGAACGGTATGTCCTGGCGATCGCGCCCAAGGACCTGGAACGCTTCGACGCCCTGGCGCGCCGTGAACGGTGCCCGTATGGCGTTGTAGGCGTCGCGACCGAGCAGCGTCAGCTGCGCGTCGTCAACGGCGAAGGCTTTGATGCCGCCGACACGTCGGCGGAAGACTGGGCCCGCACCTCCCGCCCGGTCGACGTGCCAATCGAAGTGATCCTGGGCAAGACGCCCCGCATGGTGCGCGACGTGGCGCGCCTGCCGGGCGTGCGCGAACCGATCGACGTGGTCGGCCTGGATCTGGACGACATTGCGCTGCGCGTGATGCGTCATCCCACCGTCGCCAACAAGACGTTCCTGATCACCATCGGTGACCGGACGGTGGGCGGCATGTCGTCGCGCGACCAGATGGTTGGCCCATGGCAAGTGCCGGTGGCTGACTGCGCTGTGACCCTGGCCGATTACCGCGGCTTTCGCGGCGAAGCCATGGCGATGGGCGAACGCAGCCCGCTGGCCGTGATCGACGCGGCCGCGTCCGGACGCATGGCGGTGGCTGAAGCCATTACCAACATCGTGGCGGCCCCCGTGGCGCGCCTGGAAGACATCAAGCTGTCGGCCAACTGGATGGCCGCCTGCGGCGAACCGGGGCAGGATGCTGCCCTGTATGACACGGTCGACGCCGTCAGCCAGCTGTGCCAGCAAGTCGGCCTGTCGATCCCGGTCGGCAAGGACTCGCTGTCGATGCGTACGGGCTGGCAGGTGGATGGCGAAGACCGCAAGGTGGTCTCGCCGGTGTCGCTGGTCGTGACGGCGTTTGCCTCGATCGAAGATGTCCGCCCGTCGTTGACCCCGCAACTGCGCACCGATGAAGGCGATACGTCGCTGATCCTGATCGACCTGGGCCAGGGCCGCAACCGCCTTGGCGGCTCGGTGCTATCGCAGGTGATCAACCAGGTGGGCGACAGCGTGCCCGACCTGGAATCGGCCGACCAGCTGGTCGCCTTCTTTGCCGCGGTCCGCACGCTTGCCGAAAGCGGCGTCATCCTGGCCTACCACGACCGTTCCGATGGCGGCGTGTTCGCCACCGTGTCCGAAATGGCGTTCGCCGGCCGCGTGGGCGTCACGCTGAACATCGACATGCTTACGCTCGACCCGCATGCCTCGGACTGGGGCGACTTCAAGATTCGCGCCGACCAGGTGGCCGTGCAGCGCGCCGAACTGACCTTCAAGGCCTTGTTCTCGGAAGAGGCGGGCGCCGTGATCCAGGTCCCGACGGCCAGCCGCAATGCGGTCATGGAGGTGCTGCGCGGTGCGGGACTGTCCAAACACTCCCACGTGATCGGCAGCCTGAACACCACCGACACGATCGACATCTACCGCGACGCCAAGAAGATCTGGTCCAAGCCGCGCGTCGAACTGGCGCAGGCCTGGAGCGAAGTGAGCCACCGCATCATGGCTCTGCGCGACAACCCGGCCAGCGCCAAGGCCGAATTGGCCATCTGGGCCGACAAGGACAATCCGGGCCTGTCGCCCCGTGTGACGTTCGATCCGCAAGCCGACGTGGCGGCGCCGATGATCGCAACGGGCAAGCGCCCGCGTGTGGCCATCCTGCGCGAGCAGGGGTGCAATAGCCATGTCGAGATGGCCTATGGCTTCGACAAGGCGGGCTTTGCGTCGCACGACGTGCACATGACCGACCTGCTGGCGGGCCGGGTGGACCTGAACGAGTACCACGGCCTGGTCGCCGTGGGCGGCTTCAGCTACGGCGACGTGCTGGGGGCGGGCGAAGGCTGGGCCAAGACCATCCAGTTCAACGCCATGCTGGCGGACATGTTCTCGGCCTATTTCGGCCGCAAGGAAACGTTTGCGCTGGGCGTCTGCAATGGCTGCCAGATGCTGGCGGCCCTGGCGTCGATGATCCCGGGTGCCGAGCACTGGCCCCGTTTCACGCGCAATCAGTCGGAAAAGTTCGAAGCGCGCTTTGCGATGGTGGAAGTCATGGACTCACCGTCCATCTTCCTGCAAGGCATGGCCGGCTCGCAGGTGCCGATTGCCGTGTCGCACGGAGAAGGCTACGCCAACTTCACGCAACAGGGCGATGCAGGCAAGGTGCTGGGTGCCCTGCGTTACGTCGACAACCGCGGCCAGGCGACCGAAACCTACCCGTACAACCCCAATGGTAGCGCGGGCGGTTTAACGGGCGTGACGACCGCTGACGGCCGCTTCACGGCCCTGATGCCGCACGCCGAACGTGTCTTCCGGAATGTGCAGATGTCGTGGGCGCCAAAAACCTGGGGCGAGCAGGACAGCGGCGGCGAGTTTTCGCCGTGGATGCGCATGTTCCGCAACGCGCGAGTCTGGGTGGGCTGA
- a CDS encoding porin, protein MKKTLLAAALLAGFAGAANAQSNVTLYGIADVGFLNDKTEGSKARNGIDSGLGAQSRWGIRGSEDIGNGLKAIFQLESGFDIDTGVSTQQNRLFGRYAFVGLESARAGRLTLGRTTNLGFMWAAGIVNPFGLSYSRSSIGTTFGYNQGDFGAGSRVNNSAYYYSPVIAGFQGAVGYSFQAGQGTVNEQEVAGNGNNNRLIDVGLKYENGPLKGVATYSYANLSDANQALNGGEKPQNLIVGASYDFGVVAAYAGWSHMKNPLNNVGGALVSPTGANYTNNFAGLYGNDNAYTVGLSAPLGAGKVMAAYQKTTKSEIDGYAVGYVYDLSKRTNVYAFFNDYDQRQFVTRTNYTDVSRRQLAFGLQHKF, encoded by the coding sequence ATGAAGAAGACCCTTCTCGCCGCCGCTCTGTTGGCTGGCTTTGCCGGTGCAGCTAACGCCCAAAGCAACGTTACGTTGTACGGTATCGCTGACGTTGGTTTCTTGAATGACAAGACTGAAGGTTCGAAGGCCCGCAACGGCATCGACAGCGGCCTGGGCGCCCAATCGCGCTGGGGTATCCGTGGTTCGGAAGACATCGGCAACGGCCTGAAGGCAATTTTCCAACTGGAAAGCGGCTTTGACATCGACACCGGTGTTTCGACCCAGCAAAACCGCCTGTTCGGCCGTTATGCATTCGTCGGTCTGGAAAGCGCACGCGCTGGCCGCCTGACCTTGGGCCGTACGACCAACCTGGGCTTCATGTGGGCTGCTGGTATCGTCAACCCGTTCGGTCTGTCGTACTCGCGTTCGTCGATCGGCACCACGTTCGGCTACAACCAGGGTGACTTCGGCGCCGGTTCGCGCGTGAACAACTCGGCTTACTACTACTCGCCAGTTATCGCCGGCTTCCAAGGCGCCGTGGGTTACAGCTTCCAAGCTGGCCAAGGCACCGTGAACGAACAAGAAGTTGCTGGCAACGGCAACAACAACCGTCTGATCGACGTTGGCCTGAAGTACGAAAACGGCCCGTTGAAGGGTGTCGCTACGTACTCGTACGCCAACCTGTCGGACGCCAACCAGGCTCTGAACGGCGGCGAAAAGCCCCAGAACCTGATCGTCGGCGCATCGTATGACTTCGGCGTGGTCGCAGCTTACGCTGGCTGGTCGCACATGAAGAACCCGCTGAACAACGTTGGCGGTGCTCTGGTTTCGCCTACCGGCGCTAACTACACCAACAACTTCGCTGGCCTGTACGGCAACGACAACGCCTATACCGTTGGCCTGAGCGCACCTCTGGGCGCCGGTAAGGTGATGGCTGCCTACCAAAAGACGACGAAGTCGGAAATCGACGGCTACGCAGTCGGCTACGTGTATGACCTGTCGAAGCGCACCAACGTGTACGCTTTCTTCAACGACTACGATCAGCGTCAGTTCGTTACCCGCACCAACTACACGGACGTGAGCCGTCGCCAGCTGGCCTTTGGCCTGCAGCACAAGTTCTAA
- a CDS encoding peptidylprolyl isomerase encodes MKRVLMLTAALAVAVPAFAQNAAVVNGKAIPSSRVDQFVNLLTKQGQPDSPQLREQIREELINREVFLQEADKRGISKQPEVQAEIDLTRQSVLIRGLFNDYLAKNAITPQQVQAEYDRVKSAQGDKEFRARHILVETEAQAKDIIAQLNKGAKFEDLAKQSKDPGSAANGGDLDWAPASTYVKPFSDALAGLSKGQTTTNPVQTQFGWHVIRLEDVRDSQFPPLDQLRPQIEESLRQAKLRDFQASLRQKAKIN; translated from the coding sequence ATGAAGCGTGTTTTGATGTTGACGGCTGCGCTGGCCGTGGCAGTTCCCGCCTTTGCCCAAAACGCTGCCGTCGTGAACGGCAAGGCCATCCCTTCTTCGCGCGTTGATCAATTCGTCAACCTGCTGACCAAGCAAGGCCAGCCCGACTCGCCGCAACTGCGCGAGCAGATCCGCGAAGAACTCATCAACCGTGAAGTCTTCCTGCAGGAAGCCGACAAGCGCGGCATCTCCAAGCAGCCGGAAGTCCAGGCCGAAATCGACCTGACGCGCCAGAGCGTGCTGATTCGCGGTCTGTTCAACGACTACCTCGCCAAGAACGCGATCACGCCGCAGCAAGTCCAGGCCGAATACGACCGCGTCAAAAGCGCCCAGGGCGACAAGGAATTCCGCGCGCGTCACATCCTGGTCGAAACCGAAGCCCAGGCCAAGGACATCATTGCCCAGCTGAACAAGGGTGCGAAGTTCGAAGACCTGGCCAAGCAGTCGAAGGATCCGGGCTCGGCCGCCAACGGTGGCGATCTGGACTGGGCGCCGGCAAGCACGTACGTCAAGCCGTTCTCGGACGCACTGGCCGGCCTGTCCAAGGGTCAGACCACCACCAACCCGGTGCAGACGCAATTTGGCTGGCACGTGATCCGTCTTGAAGACGTGCGCGACAGCCAGTTCCCGCCGCTGGATCAGCTGCGTCCGCAGATCGAAGAGTCCCTGCGCCAGGCCAAACTGCGCGACTTCCAGGCCAGCCTGCGCCAGAAGGCAAAAATCAACTGA
- a CDS encoding BolA family protein translates to MTAARVATIRSLLGGLDPQALDVIDESHLHAGHAGAAGGAGHFRVRVVSDRFTGLSRVSRHRLVYDRLKDLMPDEVHALAITALTSQENSDKT, encoded by the coding sequence ATGACCGCCGCCCGCGTCGCCACCATCCGCAGCCTGCTGGGCGGACTCGATCCGCAGGCCCTTGACGTCATCGACGAATCCCACCTGCACGCCGGTCACGCCGGCGCCGCGGGGGGCGCCGGACACTTCCGGGTACGCGTCGTTTCGGACCGTTTCACGGGCTTGTCAAGGGTGAGCCGACATCGCCTGGTGTATGATCGATTGAAGGATCTGATGCCTGACGAGGTGCATGCGCTCGCCATTACGGCGCTCACTTCCCAAGAAAATTCCGACAAGACCTAA
- a CDS encoding septation protein A, producing the protein MKLLFDLFPLLLFFGAYKFADLYVATGVAMAASVLQIVWLVARRKKIEPMHWINLTIIVVFGGATLFLHNELFIKWKPTVLYWLFAVVLLGGQFIAKKNLMRSMLGAQIQLPDAIWNRLNTAWALFFAVVGCVNLYVAYNWPTETWVTFKVFGIFGLLLAFVIIQSIYLGRHMKTPTKEGAAEVIKAETDAGAERS; encoded by the coding sequence ATGAAACTTCTGTTCGATCTATTTCCCCTCCTGCTCTTTTTTGGCGCCTACAAGTTTGCCGACCTGTATGTCGCGACCGGCGTCGCCATGGCCGCCAGCGTGCTGCAGATCGTGTGGCTGGTCGCCCGGCGCAAGAAAATCGAGCCCATGCACTGGATCAACCTGACGATCATCGTCGTGTTTGGCGGGGCAACGCTCTTCCTGCACAACGAACTGTTCATCAAGTGGAAGCCCACCGTGCTGTACTGGCTGTTCGCCGTGGTGTTGCTGGGCGGACAGTTCATTGCCAAGAAAAACCTGATGCGCAGCATGCTGGGCGCGCAGATCCAGTTGCCCGACGCGATCTGGAACCGCCTGAACACGGCATGGGCGCTGTTTTTTGCCGTGGTGGGCTGCGTCAACCTGTACGTCGCCTACAACTGGCCGACCGAAACCTGGGTGACCTTCAAGGTATTCGGCATCTTCGGCCTGCTGCTTGCCTTCGTGATCATCCAGTCGATCTATCTGGGCCGGCACATGAAGACGCCGACCAAGGAAGGCGCGGCGGAAGTGATCAAGGCGGAAACCGACGCCGGGGCGGAACGGTCATGA
- the msrB gene encoding peptide-methionine (R)-S-oxide reductase MsrB — translation MTAPKKVNKSDAEWRTLLTPMQYAVAREKATERAFTGEYWDHHEPGIYRCVACNTPLFASDTKFDSSCGWPSYFKALNPDNVREERDTTHGMVRTEVLCNVCDAHLGHVFPDGPPPTGVRYCINSVSLKFEPFSPAAGASR, via the coding sequence ATGACAGCTCCAAAGAAAGTGAACAAATCCGACGCCGAATGGCGCACCCTGCTGACCCCGATGCAATACGCGGTCGCACGGGAAAAGGCGACCGAGCGCGCCTTTACGGGTGAATACTGGGATCACCACGAGCCGGGCATCTACCGCTGCGTCGCCTGCAACACGCCGCTGTTTGCGTCGGACACCAAATTCGATTCGTCTTGCGGCTGGCCCAGTTACTTCAAGGCGCTTAATCCCGACAACGTGCGCGAGGAGCGGGACACCACCCACGGCATGGTTCGCACCGAAGTACTGTGCAACGTGTGCGACGCCCATCTGGGCCACGTGTTTCCCGACGGCCCCCCGCCGACCGGCGTGCGGTATTGCATCAACTCCGTCTCGCTCAAGTTCGAACCGTTCAGCCCGGCCGCGGGCGCCTCGCGCTGA
- a CDS encoding protein adenylyltransferase SelO: MTTPLAPTLDALKVVNSFADASPDFYTRVTAQPLTDPWLVHANADAAALIGLSPDVFTTPEFLRVFSGAAPLPGGVSLAAVYSGHQFGVWAGQLGDGRALLLGEVDTPAGPWELQLKGSGRTPYSRMGDGKAVLRSSVREYLASEAMVGLGIPTTRALALVASDDPVRRETMETAAVVTRMSPSFVRFGSFEHWASRQQIEPLRVLADYVIDHFYPECRTAPEGAADVAGGPYLRLLAEVTRRTAALMAQWQVVGFCHGVMNTDNMSILGLTLDYGPYGFMDAFDAHHICNHTDSAGRYAWDAQPAVGHWNLYKLAGALFPLIEDEDAIRASLDGYEATFLDTFHGLMARKLGLAAWRESDADLVNALWAVMHRNGADFTLSFRRLAQVHKDPATEAAASAGRETFVDLFADRPAAEAWLDTYRARLREDDLDDAARADAMNRINPLYVLRNHLAETAIRAATQRDTSEIETLVMLLKDPYTERPGFDAYCRIPPDWASHLEVSCSS, from the coding sequence ATGACTACCCCTCTTGCTCCTACGCTCGACGCCCTGAAGGTTGTCAATTCCTTTGCCGACGCGTCACCCGATTTCTACACCCGGGTCACTGCCCAACCCCTGACCGACCCGTGGCTGGTCCACGCCAATGCCGACGCCGCGGCGCTGATCGGTCTGTCGCCCGACGTGTTCACCACTCCCGAATTCCTGCGCGTGTTTTCCGGCGCCGCCCCCCTGCCGGGCGGCGTGTCGCTGGCGGCCGTCTACAGCGGGCATCAGTTCGGCGTGTGGGCTGGCCAGTTGGGTGACGGGCGCGCGTTGCTGCTGGGTGAAGTCGACACACCCGCTGGCCCCTGGGAACTGCAACTGAAGGGTTCCGGACGCACTCCCTATTCGCGGATGGGGGACGGCAAGGCGGTGCTCCGCTCATCGGTACGCGAATATCTGGCGTCAGAAGCCATGGTGGGCCTGGGCATTCCGACCACCCGCGCGCTCGCGCTGGTGGCGTCCGACGATCCGGTCCGCCGCGAAACGATGGAAACCGCAGCCGTCGTGACCCGCATGTCGCCGTCGTTCGTGCGCTTCGGGTCGTTCGAACACTGGGCCAGCCGGCAGCAGATCGAACCGCTGCGCGTCCTGGCGGATTATGTGATCGATCACTTCTACCCCGAATGCCGGACGGCGCCGGAAGGCGCGGCCGACGTGGCGGGCGGCCCGTACCTGCGATTGCTGGCCGAGGTTACCCGGCGCACGGCGGCGCTGATGGCGCAGTGGCAGGTGGTGGGCTTCTGTCATGGGGTCATGAATACCGACAATATGTCGATTCTTGGCCTGACGCTGGACTACGGCCCTTATGGCTTCATGGACGCGTTCGATGCCCATCACATCTGCAACCACACCGACAGCGCGGGCCGTTATGCCTGGGACGCACAGCCGGCGGTGGGCCACTGGAACCTGTACAAGCTGGCCGGGGCCTTGTTCCCGTTGATCGAGGACGAAGACGCCATTCGCGCGTCGCTGGACGGCTACGAAGCCACCTTCCTGGACACCTTCCATGGCCTGATGGCCCGCAAGCTGGGGCTGGCTGCCTGGCGTGAGTCGGATGCCGATCTGGTCAACGCCCTGTGGGCCGTCATGCACCGCAACGGCGCCGACTTTACGCTCAGCTTCCGCCGCCTGGCGCAGGTGCACAAGGATCCGGCCACCGAAGCGGCGGCATCGGCCGGCCGGGAAACGTTTGTGGACCTGTTCGCGGACCGTCCGGCCGCCGAAGCCTGGCTGGACACCTACCGGGCCCGCCTGCGCGAGGATGATCTGGATGACGCCGCGCGGGCCGACGCGATGAACCGGATCAACCCGCTCTATGTATTGCGCAATCACCTGGCTGAAACGGCGATTCGGGCCGCCACGCAGCGCGACACCTCGGAAATCGAGACGCTGGTGATGCTGTTGAAGGATCCGTATACGGAAAGACCGGGATTCGACGCCTACTGCCGTATCCCGCCCGACTGGGCGAGCCATCTGGAAGTCAGTTGTTCTTCGTGA
- a CDS encoding branched-chain amino acid ABC transporter permease, which produces MLSAGLTLIFSMMGVINFAHASFYMVGAYAAYAIATQIDASPAWAGAGFWAALVLAPLGVGVLGALVERFGLRRVRGQGHVAELLFTFALAYVIAEVVQLIWGRSAVPYRLPESLQQPLFVVDGTQFPAYRALMMAVAGGMLLALWILLHRTRVGLVIQAAMTHPSMVEALGHDVPRVLMAVFAGGCLLAGLAGAVGGSVFVTDPGMALAVGPIVFVVTVVGGLGSLTGAFVASLLIGVLQTLAVGFDTSVGDLIGVTAGSAADGLAASFAPLLALPLSRIAPVLPYLVLVGVLIWRPFGLLGRRES; this is translated from the coding sequence ATGCTGTCGGCAGGACTGACCCTCATCTTCAGCATGATGGGTGTGATCAATTTCGCCCACGCCAGTTTCTACATGGTGGGGGCGTATGCGGCCTACGCCATCGCGACTCAGATCGATGCCTCGCCTGCCTGGGCCGGGGCCGGCTTCTGGGCTGCCCTGGTGCTGGCGCCGCTGGGGGTCGGCGTGCTGGGCGCGCTGGTGGAACGGTTTGGCTTGCGGCGGGTGCGCGGGCAGGGCCACGTGGCCGAACTGCTGTTCACCTTTGCGTTGGCCTACGTGATTGCCGAGGTCGTCCAACTGATCTGGGGGCGATCCGCCGTGCCCTACCGGCTGCCGGAATCGCTGCAGCAGCCGCTATTTGTCGTGGATGGCACGCAGTTTCCGGCCTACCGGGCGTTGATGATGGCGGTGGCGGGCGGCATGCTGCTGGCGCTGTGGATCTTGCTGCATCGCACGCGAGTGGGGCTGGTGATCCAGGCGGCCATGACGCATCCTTCCATGGTCGAAGCGCTGGGGCACGACGTGCCGCGGGTGCTGATGGCGGTGTTTGCGGGCGGGTGCCTGCTCGCGGGGCTGGCCGGCGCGGTCGGCGGCAGTGTGTTCGTGACCGATCCGGGCATGGCGCTGGCGGTGGGGCCAATCGTGTTCGTGGTGACCGTGGTGGGCGGCCTGGGGTCGTTGACCGGGGCGTTTGTGGCCAGTCTGTTGATCGGTGTGCTGCAGACATTGGCGGTCGGTTTCGATACGTCGGTGGGGGATCTGATCGGCGTGACCGCGGGATCGGCCGCCGACGGATTGGCCGCATCCTTCGCGCCCTTGCTGGCCTTGCCCCTGTCGCGGATTGCGCCCGTCCTGCCGTATCTGGTGCTGGTGGGGGTGCTGATCTGGCGGCCGTTCGGTTTGCTGGGAAGGCGCGAGTCGTGA